AGCAAGGCGTCCTGGGTGGCCCGGTCCCACTGGGCGGTGGCCGGCATAGCCAATGACGCGCGGAAACGGGCCAGGGCGGCCTTGGATCGTTTGCCCCACACGCCGTCGATTTTGCCCTTGTAGAGGCCTTGGCCCGCCAGGGCCTGCTGGACGCGTTTGGCGTCTGCCTTGTGTTTGAGATCGAGCAGCGGGGCGGGCGGGGTCTTTGCCTTGACGGCGGACGGGGCCGCCCCCATGAGGAGGCGGACTTCCTCGGTCAGGCGCAGGCGGCACGAGGCCGAGGCCAGGACGACGCGGTCCGCGGTCTGCACGATGCGCGCGCTGACCCGTACCCCGCCGTCGGCCAGGGTGTATGTGCCGGTCAGCACGGTCTGCAGGCCCGAGGTCGAGCCGACCTGATCCGGGCTTCCGGACAGGGCCGTCTCCCCGTTTTCCTTGAGGCTGTAAGGGCTCGGCATGAAGACGCGGGTGTCGGCCACTCGGTACCCGTGGCGCGCGAAGGCGTTGCCGGTCTCTTCGGCCAGGATGCGCCCCAGCGGGGACGTCGACCGGAGGTCGTTCAGGTCCGCGAAGGGGGCGGTCATGATGGCGGCGGACCGGTCCAGGCGGACCTGGAGGTTCCCGGCCAGACTGTCGGCCAGGGCGGTGCAGAGTTCCTCGATGCGCGACGCCCCGCAGCCGGCCGTGCCGGGGGCTGGGATGGCGCAGAGCAGGGCGCAGAGGAGCAGGATGGCGCGGGTCATTTGTTCACCAGCGAATAGCGTTTGAGCTCGACGTCCCCGCTCGGCGCGCCGAGCTTGTACTGGGCCATGTCGCGGCCGTCGACGTAGAAGATGCTCGAATCCCGGTACAGGTAGCCGCCGTTGTGCACGAGGGCGGAGGTGACCTGGATTTCCGTCTGCGGCGTCTGCGGGTCGAACAGGCCGCTTTCTTCGGACACCATGGGCACCTCGGGGTAGCGTCCCTTGTCGTCTTTGGCCTGCACGAAATCCGGATCCGCGATGAGGAGGCGGCCCGACCGGTTCCGCGTGAGGGTCCGGCGGTGCGTGACCGTCTCCACGCCCACTTCCAGAACGGCGGCTCCGTCCGGCGTGAAGGAGACCGGCACGCCGTAGTCCACCAGGCGGGTCAGCAGCGCTTCGCGGTAGGTTTTGCCGAACGTGGTGGCCGGCGCCGGCGCGACGTAGACGCGCACGTCCCCTTCGGGATGGAAATGTTCCAGCGCCTTGGCGCAGTTGCCGGCGACCGTGGCCGCGAGGCGATCCCAGTGGGCCATGGCCTGCATTTTGGGCTGCGAGGACAGCGGGTATCCGGAGGCCAGCGGGGCCTGGGCCGTGGCAAAGCTGTCGGACTGCGAGCTGTTGATGCCGGCCGGGGAGCAGGCGGCCAGGGACAGTGCGGCCAAAAGGGCGAGAAGGGTGGTCAGGCGCATGACGTGCTCCTTGAAATCGGTTCTTTCCATGATCAGGTTATCGGCCGCGCCGAAGAAAACTTAAGGTCAGGCGGCAGGCCTTTGGCACGGGGCATGCTTTGCAGTTGCAAGTCGGCATTTTTCTCCGGGGGGTTCGACCATGTCCAGAATATTCATCGCTCTGGCGAGCGTGTTCCTGTGCGGCTGCATCCAGCTGCCGGCCTTCG
This genomic interval from Desulfomicrobium escambiense DSM 10707 contains the following:
- a CDS encoding FlgO family outer membrane protein; translation: MTRAILLLCALLCAIPAPGTAGCGASRIEELCTALADSLAGNLQVRLDRSAAIMTAPFADLNDLRSTSPLGRILAEETGNAFARHGYRVADTRVFMPSPYSLKENGETALSGSPDQVGSTSGLQTVLTGTYTLADGGVRVSARIVQTADRVVLASASCRLRLTEEVRLLMGAAPSAVKAKTPPAPLLDLKHKADAKRVQQALAGQGLYKGKIDGVWGKRSKAALARFRASLAMPATAQWDRATQDALLPPS